In Equus caballus isolate H_3958 breed thoroughbred chromosome 25, TB-T2T, whole genome shotgun sequence, one DNA window encodes the following:
- the GPR21 gene encoding probable G-protein coupled receptor 21, whose product MNSTLDGNQSSRPFCLLAFGYLETVNFCLLEVLIIVFLTVLIISGNIIVIFVFHCAPLLNHHTTSYFIQTMAYADLLVGVSCLVPSLSLLHYPLPVEESLTCQVFGFVVSVLKSVSMASLACISIDRYIAITKPLTYNTVVTPWRLRLCIFLIWLYSTLVFLPSFFDWGKPGYHGDVFHWCAESWHTDPYFTLFIVMMLYAPAALIVCFTYFNIFRICQQHTKEISERQARFSSQSGETGEVQACPDKRYAMVLFRITSVFYILWLPYIIYFLLESSTGRSNRFASFLTTWLAISNSFCNCVIYSLSNSVFQRGLKRLSGAMCTSCASQTIAKDPYTVRNKGPLNGCHV is encoded by the coding sequence ATGAACTCCACCTTGGATGGTAATCAGAGCAGCCGCCCTTTTTGCCTCTTGGCATTTGGCTATTTGGAAACTGTCAATTTTTGCCTTTTGGAAGTGTTGATTATTGTCTTTCTAACTGTATTGATTATTTCTGGCAACATCATTGTGATTTTTGTATTTCACTGTGCACCTTTGTTGAACCACCACACTACAAGTTATTTTATTCAGACTATGGCGTATGCTGACCTCTTGGTTGGGGTAAGCTGCCTGGTCCCTTCTTTATCTCTCCTCCACTACCCCCTTCCAGTAGAGGAGTCTTTGACTTGCCAGGTATTTGGTTTTGTAGTATCGGTTCTGAAGAGTGTCTCCATGGCCTCTCTGGCCTGTATCAGCATCGATAGATATATTGCCATCACTAAACCTTTAACCTATAATACTGTGGTTACACCCTGGAGACTACGCCTGTGTATTTTCCTGATTTGGCTGTACTCCACCCTggtcttcctgccttcctttttcGACTGGGGCAAACCTGGATATCATGGAGATGTGTTTCACTGGTGTGCGGAGTCCTGGCACACCGACCCCTACTTCACCCTGTTCATCGTGATGATGTTATATGCCCCAGCAGCCCTCATTGTGTGCTTCACCTATTTCAACATCTTCCGAATCTGCCAACAGCACACAAAGGAAATCAGCGAAAGGCAAGCCCGCTTCAGCAGCCAGAGTGGGGAGACTGGGGAGGTGCAGGCCTGTCCTGATAAGCGCTATGCCATGGTTCTGTTCCGAATTACTAGTGTATTTTACATCCTCTGGTTGCCATACATCATCTACTTCTTGTTGGAGAGCTCTACTGGCCGCAGCAACCGCTTCGCATCCTTCTTGACGACCTGGCTTGCGATTAGTAACAGTTTCTGCAACTGTGTCATTTATAGTCTCTCCAACAGCGTCTTCCAAAGGGGACTGAAGCGCCTCTCAGGGGCCATGTGTACTTCTTGTGCAAGTCAGACCATAGCTAAGGACCCTTACACAGTTAGGAACAAAGGCCCCCTTAATGGATGCCATGTCTGA